The Quercus robur chromosome 7, dhQueRobu3.1, whole genome shotgun sequence genome has a segment encoding these proteins:
- the LOC126693543 gene encoding disease resistance protein RPV1-like yields the protein MALMGMETDSSSFPSSSSSSAARGKYDVFLSFRGEDTRNTLADLLYDAFNQKGINAFKDDEKLEKGKTISPELSSAIEESRFAVVIFSKNYASSTWCLDELAKIIHCEEHMGMKILPVFYDVEPSDVRKQLGTFAQAFIEHEKRFKENIEKVKMWRAALTHVGNLAGWPLMNRPFSQVIKSIVRLIWHNLNNDAFSEVTKGLVGIDSHVVELESRLDVGSNDVRFIGIRAMGGMGKTTLAWVVYHMVSKDFEACSFIEDVRENFEKNGFVPIQQKIIDQILREKELKIDDKYDGVFKIKNGLRHKRILLVLDDVDKLDMLNMLAREHDWFGPGSRIIITTRDMQVLNTHGVDEIYEVKGLDDENALQLFCLKAFKKEHVPDDFIGLSSHFLKYAGGLPLALEVLGSFLFGKSTVEWKSALERLKEYPNPEVLHVLKISFDGLHDTEKKIFLHIACFFNHKKKNRVVEVLDNLGLYAGIGLKELVDKSLLKIMDHDVVWMHDLLVEMGKNIVFQECPDDPGKRSRLWVYEDIDKVLRKNKGTEAVQAMDICGGYFIEEEGATWNPDAFLKMYNLKFLKVAGIDYVPTHLPDDLRILDWTRYPSKSLPSNFQLDELVQLSLQWSGIEQLWIGIKHFQKLRFIDLTNSSNLIITPNFTGVQNLEILVLNGCKELRELHPSIGFLKKLVRLDLMRCEQLICLPSTICSLKSLESLDLFGCSNFDNLPENLGNVKGLKRLNLSGTAIIELPSSIERLPSLTSLDIHGCKNLVCLPSTICSLKSLESLDLSGCSNFDNLPENLGNVKGLKRLDLSGTAIKELPSSIERLTSLTSLNVLDCKNVVCLPNTTCGFKFHGALDLSKCLRFKNLPKNPWIIEGLGMLDLSKTAIEEMPSSIGCLTNLTALTLRFCINLVCLPSTICSLKLLNSLDLYGCIKFNNLPMNIGNMKGLKWLDLCWTDIKEVPSSIFLLKNLEHFYISQWKLSEFYFMPVTLATMAPLWNFLPRCPLLSLSLYYSLPTSPVPMGFLFPSFSGLQSLTNLGLSDCTLLSIPNDIGCLSSLVQLDLSGNNFVSLPKSISQLSNLQRLCLEGCKCLQSLESVPSTIDSVIANNCTSLEKLPELQFNPSRSDHSRLNFQCCNCFKLVDYFQSSSNMLQVSLSLSLSLSLSLSS from the exons ATGGCTTTAATGGGCATGGAAACGGACTCCTCATCTTTCCCaagttcctcttcttcttctgccgCCCGAGGGAAGTATGATGTGTTCCTCAGTTTCAGAGGTGAGGACACCCGCAACACATTGGCGGACCTTCTATATGATGCTTTCAATCAGAAGGGCATTAACGCCTTTAAGGACGATGAAaaacttgagaaaggaaaaactatTTCGCCAGAGCTTTCAAGTGCAATAGAAGAATCGCGATTTGCTGTtgtcattttctcaaaaaactaTGCATCTTCCACTTGGTGCTTAGATGAACTTGCAAAGATCATTCACTGCGAGGAACACATGGGAATGAAAATTCTGCCAGTTTTTTATGACGTGGAGCCCTCTGATGTGCGGAAGCAACTGGGAACTTTTGCACAGGCTTTTATTGAACATGAAAAACGTTTCAAGGAGAATATAGAGAAGGTGAAGATGTGGAGAGCTGCTTTGACTCACGTGGGCAATCTCGCTGGATGGCCTTTAATGAATAG GCCTTTCTCACAAGTTATTAAAAGCATTGTGAGGCTAATATGGCATAACTTGAATAATGATGCATTCTCAGAAGTTACCAAGGGCCTAGTAGGAATAGACTCTCATGTGGTGGAATTGGAGTCGCGTTTAGATGTAGGGTCAAATGATGTTCGCTTTATAGGAATTCGGGCGATGGGGGGAATGGGTAAGACAACTCTTGCTTGGGTTGTTTATCATATGGTTTCTAAAGATTTTGAAGCTTGCAGTTTTATTGAGGATGTTcgggaaaattttgaaaaaaatggttttgttccgatacaacaaaaaattattgatcaaattttgagggaaaaggaattgaaaatagATGATAAGTATGATGGAGTTTTCAAGATCAAAAATGGGTTACGTCACAAAAGAATTCTTCTTGTTCTAGATGATGTAGATAAACTAGACATGTTAAACATGTTAGCCAGGGAGCATGATTGGTTTGGCCCGGGCAGTAGAATTATCATAACAACAAGAGATATGCAGGTGTTGAACACACATGGAGTAGATGAAATATATGAAGTTAAAGGATTGGACGATGAAAATGCTCTTCAacttttttgcttgaaagctTTTAAAAAAGAGCATGTCCCTGATGATTTTATAGGGTTGTCTAgccattttttgaaatatgctGGAGGCCTTCCTTTAGCTCTTGAGGTTTTGggttcatttttgtttggaaaaagtACTGTTGAATGGAAAAGTGCGTTAGAGAGGCTCAAAGAATATCCTAATCCAGAAGTTTTGCATGTacttaaaataagttttgatggaCTCCATGACACAGAGAAGAAAATATTCCTACATATTGCATGCTTCTTtaatcataaaaagaaaaatcgtGTTGTAGAAGTACTGGATAATCTTGGCCTTTACGCTGGTATTGGATTGAAGGAACTCGTTGATAAATCTCTCTTGAAAATTATGGATCATGATGTAGTGTGGATGCATGATTTACTTGTGGAAATGGGTAAGAACATAGTTTTTCAAGAATGCCCTGATGATCCTGGAAAGCGTAGTAGACTGTGGGTTTATGAGGACATTGACAaagtattaagaaaaaataag GGAACGGAAGCAGTTCAAGCTATGGATATTTGTGGTGGTTATTTTATTGAAGAAGAAGGGGCAACTTGGAACCCTGATGCCTTTTTGAAGATGTACAATCTTAAATTTCTTAAAGTTGCTGGCATTGACTATGTCCCCACACATCTTCCTGATGATTTAAGAATTCTTGATTGGACCCGTTATCCTTCAAAATCGTTGCCATCAAATTTCCAACTAGATGAGCTTGTTCAGCTTAGTTTGCAATGGAGCGGAATAGAACAACTTTGGATAGGAATAAAG cATTTTCAAAAGTTGAGGTTCATTGACTTGACTAATTCCTCAAACCTGATCATAACCCCAAACTTCACCGGAGTCCAAAATCTTGAGATATTAGTTCTAAATGGTTGTAAAGAATTACGCGAGCTTCACCCCTCCATCGGATTTCTTAAAAAGCTTGTTCGTCTTGATCTAATGCGTTGTGAACAACTAATTTGTCTTCCTAGCACCATTTGTAGTTTGAAATCGCTTGAATCTCTAGATCTTTTTGGATGCTCAAATTTTGACAACTTACCTGAGAATCTAGGAAATGTCAAAGGTTTAAAAAGGCTAAATTTGAGTGGAACAGCTATAATAGAGTTGCCTTCATCAATTGAACGCTTGCCAAGCCTTACTTCATTGGATATACATGGTTGCAAAAATCTTGTGTGTCTTCCTAGCACCATTTGTAGTTTGAAATCGCTTGAATCTCTAGATCTTTCTGGATGCtcaaattttgacaacttgCCTGAGAATCTAGGAAATGTCAAAGGTTTAAAAAGGCTAGATTTAAGTGGAACAGCTATAAAAGAGTTGCCTTCATCAATTGAACGCTTGACAAGCCTTACTTCATTGAATGTACTTGATTGCAAAAATGTTGTGTGTCTTCCTAACACCACTTGTGGTTTTAAGTTCCATGGTGCTCTTGATCTTTCTAAATGCTTAAGATTTAAAAACTTGCCAAAGAACCCATGGATAATCGAAGGTCTAGGGATGCTTGATTTGAGTAAAACAGCTATAGAAGAGATGCCTTCATCAATTGGATGTTTGACTAACCTTACTGCATTGACTCTAAGATTTTGCATAAATCTTGTGTGCCTTCCTAGCACCATTTGTAGTTTGAAGTTGCTTAATTCTCTTGATCTTTATGGATGCATAAAATTTAACAACTTGCCAATGAACATAGGAAATATGAAAGGTTTGAAGTGGCTTGATTTGTGTTGGACGGACATAAAGGAGGTTCCTTCTTCCATTTTTCTCCTTAAAAATCTCGAACACTTTTACATCAGTCAATGGAAGTTatctgaattttattttatgccaGTAACTCTTGCGACGATGGCCCCATTATGGAATTTCCTGCCGAGATGCCCATTATTGTCTTTATCTTTATATTATTCCTTACCAACAAGTCCTGTTCCAATGGGCTTTttatttccttccttttcaGGTCTGCAGTCGTTAACTAATCTGGGTCTTAGTGACTGCACTCTTTTGTCAATCCCCAATGACATCGGCTGCTTGTCCTCTTTAGTACAGTTAGATCTAAGtggaaataattttgtttcCCTTCCTAAAAGCATTTCTCAACTCTCTAATCTTCAAAGACTCTGTTTAGAGGGTTGCAAGTGTCTTCAATCATTGGAAAGTGTTCCGTCAACTATTGATTCTGTAATTGCAAACAATTGTACCTCACTGGAGAAATTGCCAGAATTGCAATTTAATCCTTCTAGGTCAGATCACTCCCGTTTAAATTTCCAGTGTTGCAACTGCTTCAAATTGGTTGACTATTTTCAAAGCAGCAGTAACATGcttcag